From the Acaryochloris marina S15 genome, one window contains:
- a CDS encoding GNAT family N-acetyltransferase produces the protein MAPFTQDLYNIQVLSCSLQILSKIGDQINGRDKDLDFERRNIEAKGIRISVTDNGVEVGRAYIYLMCNDLHDQPFGLMEDVYVDESCRGNGIGSELVKQVIELAKEANCYKLIATSRISRPHVHDLYQRLGFTQHGVEFRIDLCERTL, from the coding sequence TTGGCCCCTTTTACTCAAGACTTGTACAATATTCAGGTTTTAAGTTGTAGCCTGCAAATTTTATCTAAAATTGGCGATCAAATAAATGGAAGGGATAAGGACTTGGATTTTGAAAGAAGAAACATTGAAGCTAAGGGCATCCGCATCTCTGTTACAGACAATGGAGTTGAGGTTGGAAGAGCTTACATTTATCTGATGTGCAACGATTTACACGATCAACCGTTTGGCTTAATGGAAGATGTGTACGTGGATGAGTCCTGTCGAGGTAATGGAATAGGTTCAGAGCTCGTTAAACAAGTGATTGAATTAGCTAAAGAGGCAAATTGCTACAAACTCATTGCAACGAGTCGTATTTCCAGGCCACATGTTCATGATCTATATCAACGATTAGGGTTCACTCAACACGGAGTTGAATTTCGCATTGACCTCTGTGAGCGCACGCTTTAA
- a CDS encoding IS1380 family transposase, with protein sequence MTPTTTECTSKTYDFGKLGSRPILADFNGGTLTSDAGLLLIKQVDEQFHITQHFTECFIDQRNPNRIQHHLCDLVAQRVYGIIQGYEDLNDHDVLRHEPMFNIAVGQLEKSHPRCAPLAGKSTLNRLEQAPHGDAESLNRRYVRFALNPDAMKTFFVERFVQLTPTKPEHIVIDIDVTDDMAHGQQEQVFFNPYYHHECFAPLLIFCGTHLLAAQLRPSNVDPAAGALEQLQCIIPCLRCHWPEVEITVRADSAYARNDIMDWCEGENVDYVIAMAANDRLVRMSKDIEAKAKAEFERCQTVEPPLEGTPWYRSLNYQTLHSWSKRRRVVAKVTYDEKGVHHRFVVTSFPASEVIPSKLYEDEYCPRANMENRIKEHQLELFSDRTSAHWFESNQLRLWWSSVGYVLLNALREHGLADTPLKAAQLGTIRLKLLKVAAQIRFSVRRIYVGINSHCPWQQWFEHAILRLKRWPAPT encoded by the coding sequence ATGACCCCAACTACAACAGAGTGTACTTCAAAGACCTACGACTTTGGCAAGCTCGGCTCTCGCCCCATCCTGGCAGATTTCAACGGTGGCACCCTCACCAGTGATGCAGGTCTACTACTGATCAAGCAGGTAGACGAGCAGTTTCACATTACCCAGCACTTTACGGAATGCTTCATCGACCAACGCAACCCAAACCGCATTCAACACCATCTATGTGACCTTGTAGCCCAACGAGTGTATGGCATCATCCAAGGCTATGAAGACCTCAATGACCATGATGTGTTACGCCACGAGCCGATGTTCAACATTGCGGTGGGACAACTCGAAAAGAGTCATCCTCGCTGTGCACCTCTTGCTGGGAAAAGTACTCTCAATCGTTTGGAGCAAGCCCCTCATGGTGATGCTGAGTCCCTCAACCGACGCTACGTACGGTTTGCCCTCAACCCTGATGCCATGAAGACGTTTTTCGTGGAGCGCTTTGTTCAGCTCACACCCACAAAGCCAGAGCATATCGTGATTGATATAGATGTCACTGACGACATGGCCCATGGTCAGCAGGAACAGGTCTTTTTCAATCCCTACTATCACCATGAGTGCTTTGCTCCGCTGTTGATCTTTTGTGGGACACATTTACTGGCAGCCCAGTTACGTCCTTCCAATGTGGACCCTGCAGCAGGAGCGTTGGAGCAATTGCAATGCATCATCCCTTGTCTACGGTGTCATTGGCCTGAGGTCGAAATTACGGTCCGCGCTGATAGTGCCTATGCACGCAATGACATTATGGACTGGTGCGAAGGGGAAAACGTGGATTATGTGATCGCCATGGCGGCGAATGACCGTTTAGTTCGCATGAGTAAAGATATCGAAGCTAAAGCCAAGGCTGAGTTTGAGCGGTGTCAGACGGTAGAGCCACCGCTGGAAGGGACTCCATGGTATCGCTCTCTCAACTATCAGACCCTTCACTCCTGGAGTAAAAGACGACGGGTGGTTGCTAAGGTCACCTATGACGAAAAAGGCGTGCATCATCGGTTTGTGGTCACCTCTTTTCCGGCATCAGAGGTGATTCCCAGTAAGCTCTACGAAGATGAGTACTGCCCAAGGGCAAATATGGAAAATCGGATCAAAGAACACCAGCTTGAATTGTTCAGTGACCGCACTTCGGCCCATTGGTTTGAGAGCAATCAACTGCGCCTCTGGTGGTCATCTGTGGGATATGTTTTGCTCAATGCCCTGCGCGAACATGGGCTCGCCGATACGCCGCTCAAAGCAGCACAGCTAGGAACCATTCGCCTGAAGCTGCTCAAAGTAGCCGCTCAAATCCGCTTCAGTGTCCGCCGTATTTATGTCGGCATCAACTCACACTGTCCTTGGCAGCAGTGGTTTGAGCACGCCATTCTCAGATTAAAACGATGGCCTGCTCCCACCTAG
- a CDS encoding PepSY domain-containing protein yields the protein MVLISSKKIRTWVFTFHRIVGLGIGLVIAVVGLTGSLLVFSPELSNTQIKSQLPVIQPEDERLPLPVLYQRAEAYAQANVPQFHEITELAESEHRFFQADEPIYFGYSDMADQFHLLYLNPYTAEVIGNETNTDDIDAFWASLLAFHEGLFAGQWGLYFVGAVGLLTTLLCLSGTILWPGWRKLIAGFKIKWQGHIKRRNFDVHKVVGILASLFLAMATFTGFCWNYSSWTMPAIYALTFSQPGPTDQGVDVPVYSRPIPNVITVGLLGQHLPKMVKMAEATLPGSRFSNAYIGSEPTGIIDWVQCYDTYDCGVLEFDKYSGDLIRTWGLYTGRSRGDFIINTFPAIHYGFFGGLPTRILYVCMGLSPSILIMTGWIMWRHRRKMPDLSTDAVSRPKLPDLRSH from the coding sequence ATGGTATTAATCAGTTCCAAAAAAATCAGAACCTGGGTTTTCACCTTTCACCGGATCGTTGGTCTAGGGATTGGGCTGGTTATTGCAGTCGTGGGGTTAACGGGGAGCCTATTGGTCTTCTCTCCTGAACTCTCTAACACTCAGATCAAAAGCCAACTTCCTGTAATTCAGCCAGAAGATGAACGGTTGCCCTTACCGGTACTGTATCAACGGGCCGAAGCGTATGCGCAAGCCAATGTCCCTCAATTCCATGAAATAACCGAATTGGCTGAGAGTGAACATCGGTTTTTCCAGGCAGATGAACCCATTTATTTTGGCTATTCTGACATGGCGGATCAGTTCCATCTCCTCTATCTCAACCCTTATACGGCGGAAGTGATTGGTAATGAAACGAATACGGATGACATTGACGCTTTTTGGGCGTCACTTCTGGCATTTCATGAAGGTCTCTTTGCGGGGCAGTGGGGACTCTATTTTGTGGGGGCTGTGGGGCTGCTCACGACACTCCTCTGCCTATCTGGCACGATCCTATGGCCCGGCTGGCGCAAGCTGATCGCCGGTTTCAAAATCAAGTGGCAAGGGCATATTAAACGGCGCAACTTTGATGTTCATAAAGTAGTGGGCATTCTTGCCAGTCTCTTTTTGGCCATGGCAACTTTTACGGGGTTTTGCTGGAACTACAGCTCTTGGACCATGCCAGCTATCTATGCCCTGACCTTTAGCCAACCTGGACCAACGGATCAAGGGGTTGATGTACCGGTTTATTCTCGTCCAATTCCTAACGTTATAACGGTCGGGTTATTGGGCCAACATTTACCCAAGATGGTGAAAATGGCTGAAGCCACTTTACCGGGCAGTCGTTTCTCGAATGCCTATATCGGTAGTGAGCCGACTGGAATTATCGATTGGGTGCAGTGTTATGACACCTATGATTGTGGTGTGCTGGAATTTGATAAATATAGTGGTGATCTCATTCGCACTTGGGGGCTGTATACAGGGAGATCTCGAGGCGATTTCATCATCAATACGTTTCCCGCCATCCATTACGGATTCTTCGGGGGGCTACCGACCCGTATTCTGTATGTATGTATGGGCCTATCCCCCAGCATTTTGATCATGACGGGCTGGATTATGTGGCGGCATCGGCGCAAGATGCCAGATCTCTCGACGGATGCGGTATCGAGACCTAAGCTACCGGATTTGAGATCGCACTAA
- a CDS encoding TonB-dependent siderophore receptor yields MGGRYDFLNYDEEGFEVFEGERADFPANFNDQAFSPRIGIVYQPIQPVSLYANFNRSFSPNNARTREGEVIEPERGTQFEVGIKAEWGKLAATLVAYQITKSNVLRVDPLDDDFSIPIGEVRSRGLEFDIGGEVLPGWNIIASTFVNDSVITRGDEFNPEGNLLENAPGVGASLWTTYEHQSGRFQGLGGGLGLFYVGNREAAIPNDFVLPDYLRVDASLFYRRKHWNVQLNFKNLFNTRYFEGNVAGLTLVGAPFTVQGTVSVQF; encoded by the coding sequence GTGGGTGGACGATATGACTTTTTGAATTATGACGAAGAAGGATTTGAAGTGTTTGAAGGAGAGCGGGCGGACTTTCCCGCCAACTTTAATGACCAAGCCTTCTCTCCTCGGATTGGCATTGTCTATCAACCCATTCAGCCCGTTTCCCTGTATGCGAATTTCAATCGTTCCTTTTCGCCCAATAATGCCCGAACTCGGGAGGGTGAAGTGATTGAACCGGAACGCGGTACTCAGTTTGAAGTCGGCATCAAAGCTGAATGGGGCAAGCTAGCAGCTACTCTGGTGGCCTACCAAATCACCAAATCCAATGTCCTTAGGGTTGATCCGCTGGATGACGATTTTTCCATTCCGATTGGTGAAGTTAGAAGTCGTGGCCTGGAGTTTGATATTGGGGGCGAGGTGCTGCCGGGCTGGAATATTATTGCCTCGACCTTCGTCAATGACTCTGTCATCACCAGAGGAGATGAGTTTAATCCTGAAGGGAACCTGTTGGAGAATGCTCCCGGAGTGGGGGCCAGTCTGTGGACCACCTATGAACACCAGTCAGGTCGTTTTCAAGGCTTAGGGGGTGGGCTGGGATTATTTTATGTGGGCAACCGCGAAGCCGCAATCCCGAACGATTTTGTATTGCCAGACTATCTGCGGGTTGATGCGAGCTTGTTCTATCGCCGCAAACATTGGAATGTCCAGTTGAACTTCAAGAACTTATTCAATACGCGTTACTTCGAAGGTAATGTGGCGGGGTTGACCTTGGTGGGGGCACCATTTACTGTCCAGGGTACTGTATCCGTTCAGTTTTAA
- a CDS encoding transposase, whose translation MNISQREQQIIRIQSQSSYASINKALEATLRLEANRVTQIAVESALDEEVQAYLSELQGTRPRRSGYYQRVLDTQYGRIAQLSVPKLRKGNADREWKILERYQRALGSLLEFCLGLYVMGLSLRDLQEALYEILGAVLSVNAINRITLKAQKQMLQSRQTRLEKTPFILIVDGVWASVQCASEDFWEDQAGHIRKLRRAEDRVILVAMAIWPDGTQTVLHYEMAVQESEAAWLLFFEHLRHRGLQTHLVKLIVSDGTTGLPKVIRALFPLAQHQRCITHKVRAMLRHLGYEQLPHLDAQGQELSHSEAKKLRYSQIKHDAYAIYKAPDWEEAIVTLLVFAQKWTDLEPDAVRTFIKDFALTLSFYDFDESLHSLIRTSNALERLFRKFRTKADEIGAFPNEESCLAIFFLVSRRDHAKHDRLKNRGE comes from the coding sequence ATGAACATTTCCCAACGTGAGCAGCAGATTATCCGTATCCAGTCTCAAAGTTCATATGCCTCTATTAACAAAGCTTTAGAAGCAACCCTGCGCCTTGAGGCTAACCGAGTTACCCAGATAGCAGTAGAGTCAGCACTAGACGAAGAAGTCCAAGCTTATCTATCAGAGCTTCAAGGGACTCGCCCTCGACGTTCAGGCTATTATCAGCGGGTTCTTGATACCCAGTACGGCAGGATTGCTCAACTATCTGTCCCGAAACTACGGAAAGGGAATGCAGACCGAGAGTGGAAGATTCTAGAGCGTTACCAACGAGCCCTCGGTAGCCTTCTAGAGTTTTGCCTGGGCTTGTATGTCATGGGTTTATCGCTTCGAGACTTGCAAGAAGCTCTCTATGAGATCCTGGGAGCAGTTTTATCCGTGAATGCCATTAACCGGATTACTCTCAAAGCTCAGAAGCAAATGCTCCAAAGTCGTCAAACTCGTCTTGAGAAAACCCCTTTTATTCTGATTGTTGATGGAGTGTGGGCGAGTGTTCAATGCGCCTCCGAAGACTTTTGGGAAGACCAAGCTGGACATATCCGGAAGCTACGTCGTGCGGAAGACCGAGTCATCTTAGTGGCCATGGCGATATGGCCAGATGGGACACAAACCGTTCTTCATTACGAAATGGCTGTCCAAGAATCTGAGGCAGCCTGGCTACTGTTCTTTGAGCACCTGCGGCACCGAGGATTGCAAACCCATTTGGTGAAGCTGATTGTCAGTGATGGCACCACTGGACTACCTAAGGTAATTCGCGCTCTGTTTCCCCTCGCACAACATCAACGATGCATTACCCACAAGGTTCGAGCGATGCTCCGGCATTTGGGCTATGAGCAATTGCCACACCTGGATGCTCAAGGACAAGAACTCTCCCACTCTGAAGCAAAGAAGCTGCGATATTCACAAATTAAACACGATGCCTATGCTATCTATAAAGCGCCAGACTGGGAAGAAGCGATTGTGACGTTGCTCGTGTTTGCACAGAAATGGACAGACCTTGAACCCGATGCTGTTAGAACCTTCATCAAAGATTTTGCCCTGACCTTGAGTTTCTATGATTTTGATGAATCCCTTCATTCGCTGATTCGTACTTCCAATGCGCTAGAAAGGCTGTTCCGGAAATTCCGAACCAAGGCTGACGAAATTGGTGCTTTCCCAAATGAGGAGAGCTGTTTAGCGATTTTCTTTCTCGTCTCTCGTAGGGATCATGCCAAGCATGATCGCCTCAAAAACCGTGGCGAATAA